The DNA region GCCTCTGCACTGTACGAGTGGGAACGTATCGAGGCAGATGATGGAAAACTGGGGAGGGAAAACAAACTGCTGTGGAGTAGGGGAAAGGAGAGTACAACATTACTTACTGTCCGTTCATTCTGTAATTTATTAGGACCAGAATGTGATGAACAATCCGGCATGGTTGAAGATTTCAAATCTGTATTGAAAACACATCATCAATGCAAATCACATCTTCAATCATACCGAGGGAATCGTTTCAACATCCCATTCCAGAATTCTGCTGCGGTGTTCCACCATAGAGAACATTTCAACACGCTGTGCTCATCTCTCGACTCCAAGCGCGAGGAAAACATGTTTGTTAAATGTCTCAAACTAGACCTGCAGGATGAAATAATACTGGCAGGGATGAGAGCAATGGGGATTATATCCCAGCATATAACGACTCCACTAATGCAGATGGTTGAAAGTAATCTCCATGTACTCGACACAGACAAATTCTATACCAGGCTGCACCAGAAAGTCCAAGAGTGGATGATAGACCCCTCCCCACTCGTCAATGACAGTACTATCCTGTTTCCAGAATTCCCACCAGTAAAGAATGAAATCCACACGTCCCTATATGAACGAACAACAGGTAACATTGAAAACCTGACCAAGCAAGCACTCTCTGTGATAATGCACAATCTTCATGTGTGCATCAGTCGTCAGGTCGCTGATCATCTTCCAGGGGGAAGGTTTTACAGAAGAAACATTTACCTGCCCTAAGGACAATCTTGCTCCTGAGCGTATGTTTGCAGGTCTCGATTATCTTAGGCGTAAGATGCCTAATGCCAATACAGTGGCCTTTGAAGGCATTCTCCTCTGGAGCTTGAATAAGACGAGAGAATACCTAGATGATATGGATGAGGACACAAGAAATAAATTCCTAGGTGATGCGCGCAAGCATCGAAGCTCATTTTTGAAATTATATCAGCGCAAGAGtgctgcaataaaaaaaactgttgctgATACATTGAAAATGAATCAAGAAAAAAAGCAAGCCAGACGGCGCTTCCTTACGAAACAAGCAGTTGAAAACACTGGAAATGCTTTGAAGGTCTGCGGCATCCTGTGCAACTCCCCAAAAGATGTAGACCATTTGAAAGACAAACATAAGGGAAACGATCTTGAACAGGCCTTGACAACCCAAATAAAGCATTGGAAGAGTGCCAGCAAAGGAGGAGTTCAAAAAGACCTCTTCTATCTCACCAACAAAGGAAAGAAACTAAGTGTAGATCAGCTGGAAAGTAACTTGAGAAATATTATTAAACAGATAATAACACAAGATATCCCAGATGAAGACGCAGGCACCTCACAGAGTTCTTCATCACATGAACACATAGACAAAGAGCAGCAGAAAAGTGAACTGAAAAAGAAACTTCTATCCAAGTTGTCTCCCACCAAAAAGAGACGTAAAGGTCCATTTCCAGGGGATCGGATAATCCAAAAAAGAATACGCCATATGTTCCTAGAGTCTAAAGGGGGAGATTTAGTCGAGTATAAGGCCATTGTCCTAAGGAAAGCAACAGAAGAAGACATTGATGAATTGGTCGAACCGGGTGATAGAAAATACGTTGGGGTGCACACATTTTATACCATTATGTACGACCCTCCATATCAGGAAATGCTATGTTATCCACTGGAAAAGGAATGGGATGAGGGCACACTagatttaatgtaaatcatcTTATAACACAACAGCTCCCTGTAAGGCACATGAAGTTCACACACAACAGTATAAAAGGTGATCATGATGCATTTAAAGTAACATAGTGTACACTTTACTccatgtttacaattttttctttatttttcttctttaaaaatttCACAATAATTAGTCAGTTGTGAACATTATCTACACTCAGAAAAGAAATTATGTATCTACATACTTTCTTGATATGGAGGTTGTACATAATGgtataaaatgtacatgaaCTTTAGGTAATATGATCTCACTATAAATCTAATCTCATGAAAAGGAAagatatatttttgttgatcTGGTTTGCAGTTGTGGTGGATCCTTGGTGTTtgcaactcaacattttgatcaatatgctctgattgtcttcaggagaaagacgATCAGCTCGAGTTGTAACACCAACCTCTCAATTTAGAACCATCACAACTCATACAATTTATTATTAGACACATAAACACGTGGTGCTACTGCAAAACCATATAAGATGCTAAttgacataattatttgcaaattgTTGACGTTTCTCATTCTCTGTATGAGATGCACCAGTATAATGGTCTGGTTTGCAGTTGTGTGGAATTCTCAGAATGATGTATGAAACCATGTAAATAACTACAATGtactgtaaaataacaaactttcattgtgccaagtttcatggTTGTAGGTGCTTGCGTTAACCCAGGAGAGTCTCACGCATATTTAATTAGGTAATTTTGcgtacaaaatgaataattaattaggctaatttgcataatggcgtgtaaaactttgaaatatacactttaaaaaaaaatgtctatacacaaacaagaattgtgccaagtttcatagcTGTAACTACTTTAGTTACCCCAGGAGAGCCTCACGCATATTTAATTAgctggacttagtcatttttggAACATTTTGGGGTTTCCCGTTATGGAATTTTGGATAATGTGCCATTTTTGGTGACCGTAAAAAAATTCAATGTAATAGAACCTCCATTTCTCTTTTGCAAGTAGGTTTGACCTGTGTACTATAAGAAAAGAAACACTAACAGGgtttaaaattgagaaaaaacaatgaaaacttaaaggaaaaACTGAAAAGAAAGCATTGTCCACTTTTTGCCCGTAAATTGTTAAAACAGGtgctttaaacaataaacaaaaatttgcataaaaagagAATCGAATGTCGGATTTCAATTTGCTTTTCagttctttgtttcttttatcaAGCTAAAACATATGAGACAAACTTTGAAGGCATTGGCAGAACTTTGAAAAATAGTGTGATCTGCCTACTGATAGAAACACCCTAGTTTACcaatattcattaaaaacatAGACACTCCAATAATAGTACAGCCATTATTTATAACCAAAGTGTTAATTATCATTTGTATTGATTATTGTCTCCACCTctggtttacatttttttttacagacttTCATTGGCAACACTGATGGGAACACCGCAGTTACCAATATATTCCAGCAGCCTATTCAACTACGGTACACCCGCATCAGACCAACATCATGGAATCGGCACCCAGGCCTACGTATTGAGCTCATTGGATGCAGAGGTATTGTTATATTCAATCACCACTTTTTCAAACGTCAGGCTTATTGTACATAATCTCACTaaaaggattggggtactttttgtaacacaaaacacaaagtttaCATATTTAcctttacatttaacttacacagaTTGATGATAATGTCAGTAGAAAGCTTATATaacaaatattgcttgctgatgtgctgtaatttttaaaaacaatgtcattaaaatacgttgtacatgctaaaacaacaccaagggaagctttctacaatttttattttcaaactgtgcaaATCTGATGACATTTTGTGGTGTCCTTAAAAAAGTAAACAGACCCTTAAAACGAGACACGCCTATTCTGATTTCGAACGTAAGTCTATAAATCTCATCTACAAAGTATctagaaaacaatttgttgtcagACTTGCACAGAACACTGCACATAACAAATTCAGTGCATCAGCTGCAAACCAACAAACTGGAATACTTAAGGTATTGAGCTCAGTGGCTGCAAAGGTAAAGGTACGTACGGTGGCTGATCTCCGCCAACAAATAAACACTTCTTCagtagggcgttataacgccctattacTTAAtgtagggcgttataacgccgtaaattagggcgttataacgccctactGAAAAGGTGTTTATTTGTTGGCGGAGATCAGCCACCGTATAAAGGATATAATTTAATGATATATGCTGTTGACCACTCACCATGTTCTCCAAGAACACGAAGTCATAACATTGAGACATTCCAAACTGTACTCGACTGTGAGTTGAGCACAGTACAAATAAAGTCACTGCAAAATATAGAAATGGGAATCGTAAAGTCAGAATATGTTTGCACTCAACCTCACTCCCCTTCAAAGTTATTGTAAACAATTATTAGACTACACATTAGCTACTATAACAATTATTAGACTACACATTAGCTACTATTATGAAAATGTACTATAAAGCCAAATTAAAACGTGTTTCTAAGGTAAACCAAGATCTCAATAAGAATTAATTAAAATGAAACACTTCTGAAGTTAACAATACCAACTTCAAAATTCGCAAAAACTGAATGTATTCACTAAAGGCTGGCTTGATTAAAACActatgaatttatttattttctcagCTCTTAAAGTTTGTCAGCAGAAGCTTGGAATGGGAGATGGTACCATCCCTGATGGAAGCATAACGACATCGTCTACTGATGACCAGGAATGCAGCGGGAAGCCCTATGGACGGCTAGATTTGAATGGTGGCTGGTGTCCCACATTGGATGGCAGAGACAGTGCATGGTTCCAAGTGGATCTAAAGCACCCGGTATTGATCCAAGGTGTTGTTACACAGGGTAACAACGACAAATGGTACTTGGTTACAGAGTTCATCGTATCTTACGGTGACAATGAGCAAGACCTGCGCTTCGTAGGAGGGACAGATGAGGACAACGCACAGGTAGGACTTCATACCTAAATgacagaaaaatattaaatattaaaaatggtATAAATCAACAACACCACCTGTAATGTATTAGGcagattatttgtttcttgaTGAATTCACTGAAACTGGCAAGTTCACTATTCCCTTCAAAGTCAATCAttcttttgtacagtgtttccAGATGTCTACAGCATTTTACAAATATGAACAAAAGGAACGTTTAAACCAGATTATGCATGTTATTTTTGATAACAGAGTGTTCCTCAGAACAACGAGCGGCAGCACGTTTTACATAAATAAACTGCAGTAATAAGCGTCTGCATTTATTTAGGAATCCCaactctccagaagacgatcagagcatactgatcgaaatgtcgagttgaaactaacggttcttttcagaaccaccccaactcatttatagATATTTattatatggtgttaccgcaaacttttccataCCGTTATTCACCATGCacaatttcaaatcctactaatctaaactgtaaaacaaaacacatacgGCCTATATCGTGTACGGAAGCAGCGAGTCTTGAGACCTGGGCGGAATCaagatgttttgtttgtctaAGATAGATGCTGTTATTGACCATCACATTTGTTTTCCACAGAGATTCTCTGGAAATACAAATCGACGTACCAGAGTAACCAACATGTTCATTGAGAAAATCAGAGCACGCTACATCCGCATCACACCAACTGGGTATCATCGGCATCCTGGGATGCGTATTGAACTCCTTGGATGTAATGGTaaagtcataaaaaaaacaattatttatttatttatcaatcccgttgatttgtataacaaaaactgacaaCAACATAATCATCAATTCTTCTTTAATTGGGTTTGTTGAAACTTTGATTTTCAATTTTAATGGGCTACGTCTCGTATTTTAGGCAAACACTTACTGAATTCAAATTGATCTCACTCGACAGAATTTTTACAATATTATAGACAATCGCTGCAAAAACTTTTGCCTTTTATCCAAACGTGTGATCTGAACATGCATTACAGTCAAACGATAGTTctaatttatactttattttgATTAAGCAAATAACAATCATGAGCGAAATTCAAGGGCTAAATACAACCGTTTTAGGGGTGTACCTCTTAGTGAGCCCCCTTGCAGTTTTATAAAAGTGTGTTTATTTCCTCCTGGCTTAACTGTATTTATTGGAATATGTATATATTATTGCCTGTTTTACAACGTTACTGTGGAAACAATAAACCTTTAACCTTAAAccttactaataataataaataacaacccGTTttttatagcgcttttcacacccggaggccgtcccaaagcgcttcacattattacccctggttaATAGGCCTTAATTTACTCCTTAAACTATTTCAGCTCCCtagtggggagtatgcagcctgttcAACagtaatatgcgctactcggctactaaaaccaatcacaagaaccatctctgccctcatccacatgtacccatttacccctggttgGAGAGTGGCAActacagttaagtgtcttggtcagggacacaagtgtaatgaccgagattcgaacccacactctgctgaacagaagtaccagagcttgagttcggtgctctatCTGCTCGGCCATAACACCCTACAACGattcattttcaatttaaatttgagaaaacattgttttgtcaGTGGCGGTAAAGTCACTTGCTTGTTTTTTTCCGAACAAGACCACACTGTGACCGGAATTCGAACaatacattattaaaaaaaatgcacttcGATTAACCTATTATTGCGTTGCCTTTTATTTTAACTGATACAGAACGCTTCTTTTGTTTGGATCGTCTCGGAATGGGAGATGGCAGCATTCCAGACTACAGAATCACAGCATCAAGTCCACAGCAGAGGGAAGATGGTAACTGTCAACCAAGCAATGTACGACTCACTCAATCAGCAAACAGTCAGACTATTGGCTGGTGCCCTGATCCTAATGACATCAACCCATGGTTACAGATTGATCTCGAAAGTAATGTCATAGTAGAGGGAATTATGATGTTGCAGGGATCTGATCAGGTAATCAATGAAGATGTGAGTCATGGGTACCGGCTGGAGTACAGTGATGACCAGAGCACTTGGCATACTATGGGTTCAGCACAGGTAAGAACATACATGTTTAATGTAAACTGATTAGGTTATTGGAACCTAATTATGTCAACCTGTCAAGCTTCTAAAGTCTGCTTCCATTCGCACCTTCTCGCATTTTGCTCCTCACACCCGGAATGCAACTCACCATCTCAATTAGAAAGGGAGTCAGACTTCCGTGCAAATTCgagaagtgtatcaaacattatttttacccACTATAACACGCTGTGTTCTTGATGAATTGGCGCTTTATAATGGTTTCACAAATCCATTAAGTCCGACTCTAAGAACTGACAAGCAAACCTATTCAAACGGATTTGATTGATCTTGTTCAACTTGTTTGTGGACAACCACAATGTCGCTGTGCCAAAGATAGTTTAGTTTAAGCTGCTATGGCTACTTTTTAACTacccattttgtattttgtttaaatcagacatatggtctcgaaatcaattcaactGTTGTGATATGCACagttgaattgatttcgagaccataagtctgatttgaacaaaatacaaaatgtgtaTTGATAATTCTGCTTTGCTAAGTtaaatggtttttgttttactagtgAGTGACATGCTATTTGATGGAGATAGCATGAACAtaatttgtagtttttgtttcttaacaGATTATCCGAAGAAACACCGCAGCAGACTCGGTAGCTACCAGCATGTTCAATCCACCAATCACTGCTCGTTATATCCGCATATCACAAAACCAGACTGATGGCTCTCTGTGGATACGTGTTGAACTACTAGGGTGCAAAGGTTAGTTCTAACGAGATGTCTGAGacacattgtctttaaaccaagTTATATTCGTCTAAATATCGTGAAAACTGTGTatatacataaacaaaaaaatcaaacacagcaatattttaaacattaaatGAGTGATTGACAAAGttacaatttataattttaaagtGTACATATTTGAATGAGTTTTGCTCAGCTTTTTGAAGCAACTGACAACTCTAAAACCAAGATTGTTCTCAAATAGTTAAGGTAATTTCATGTTTTGTAATCTTTCTTTAAAGTAATGGCAATAACCACTTATTTGATTGATAAACGGAACTGTTTTCCCCCACAAACTTTCGATCTGAGAATTGGTTCTTACGATAATGTCTCTCCGTTTTGTTCTCTTATTAAATGGACAAGTGTTTTAATTGCTCTTGATGATCAGAAATTTATCAAAAGCTTGGTGACCTTTTAAATTAtaatgttcacaaatttgtttttttgtttatgaagTAAGTATTTCTGAACTCAATTgatcaaccaaaacaaaatttgtttatttaactCACAAACCAGAGCCCAGTTTGAGCCTATCGTGTTATGGAGAAGCCTTTTTTATAAAGACAATCCAGGTTTACTGTCACTTTACAGAACTGGAGCACAACgcattaaattcaaatattcaatcaatcaaatgtttgtattttacaGTACGCTGGGTATGTAGACAACGCCTTCTTAATAAAGCCCATATCATTTCCGACGAATCACCACGGCTTCAGATTGACCTGCTGTTAGTAACACTAGTTGAGGGAGTCATAGCACAAGGGAAAAATGAAACGTCATTTCAAGTGGAATACAGTCTCGACAACGTTACCTGGGTCAACGTAAGCCACCAGGGAGAACCTCAGGTAAATGGTTTTGTCATTACATTAACAAAATGGTTCATCAAATTGACTATTTTTATTCTGGTGGACTCAACTAGctttaaacaaagacaattgGTAATCCCAGAAACTCGTACGCACAAGGAACATTGCAACATTTTGAacaattcattttttattttactttgagACCTAATATACAGGCAATTgcttcaataaacaaaattggcTTCAATAAAGTTTATCTATCTCGTGTGCTACAGACATTCATTGGCAGCACAGAACAATCACCGGTTACAAACATATTGTTTGAGCAGCCAATCAGAGCACACTTCATCCGCATCACACAAATCGAAAACGGTGGATATCCAGCTGTAAGCATTGAACTCATTGGATGCAGAAGTAAGTTCCCCAATGTTAGTTAAAATACTGAATCATGAGTCCAACCGCTGATGTTGTACTTGTTCGTTCCGCTTTAATCTTCACACATAAATCAACACAAACGATCTCGAACATGTGCAAAACCTGTAAAGTGATTACGTAATTAATCGCTCaaccttatggaacaatctcctggaacacataaaaaacattgatttcattattaggtttaagattaaagacgcacttatttatcatttagttcatccattttgtttgttacccagtacatcttgtctttgtattctgttgtgtttttctcagaagcgcttagggacatgtttgatttctatgtgttatgcgctatatacgaatggttaattattattattattatggtggTGCCATAAACTGCCTAGACTGCTTATATTCTAGAAAACGCGTATAGGGGTgaaattcctttaaaaaatggttacCAAAAACTTTAAATTGTCTAACTAAAAGAGCATCAAATATTGGTTTTGATTATTTGTactttattgtgtttttcaGATAATATTCTTGAGACTGCCAACAATCAAGCCTTCAGCTTTCACCATCACACAGATATTAACCAAGGCTCAACAAACTGCCCAGGTCTGAATAGTGAAGGAGGATGGTGGTTTAATAGATGCTCTGGTATACCTGGCGTAGATAATAACCTTAATGCTGAATATATCCAACCTGGTGATACTATGGGTCCATACAAACGAGTCATTACACAGTGGTTTAAGACCCAGACATCAGgtccgatttttttttctgagataaCTACATATCTTTGGTGACTTGAACAAGAAGAACTAATTTGttgaagaatttttatttttttgaaatttatgaCCCTGGTTTTTTAAGGATTTGTAGTTCGTATATTGTGACATACACTTATATTCAGCAAAAATCACAAAcccttatgttaaaaaaaataccagggTAGGCATATACAAattgtttgagaaaacaaatattgtttttaaattacctGTATAAGTGACCTTTCGCACTGTAGAAAATTAAATACGGACCGAAGTTTTGATGATACggcaaaaatgctttgaaatcttcgactaaaatgtcaaaaaatgctacttataaaaaaaaataccgccaCACATCTTTAAAATAAGCCATTAAGGGCCTGGACGTAATGCTAAAAATATGTAATAGATTAGTAAAGTAACCATTCGTTGTGGCTAGAAATTCACGGTAAATTAGcgaaaatgagtttttattcctgaaaatgagaattttcaaaaaagaaattgtttacatcgcaaaattaaggaaaataaacaaaaatcaaatcgtTGGATATTTTCCCAATCGGGCACCAACGgccaacatattttttgtatttgtttccatAAAATGATAGAGTGACTACTtagctttgaaaataaaatagcgCCGAAATCCCGCAAGATCGCCTTCACTCCCAAAAACTAAGTTTTCAGAACgctgtttttaaccaaaaacatCGTGTACATTAACATTACACACGGaagatatagcgccctctgttgacttcaAAACCACATCATAAAAATTGTCACAATATTCGTGAATCACGACACGGATCGataaattgtggattattttaatGGACAACCACGTTTTATCTACCTAAAGATGACATTGAGACATGCTTGAGATATTATAAAGGTATTTTTGACCGATTATGAAGGTATTTTGACCGATTATTGTACAGAAACTTGTCGATGTCGGGGTCACATAGGGTTTTAAACCACTGTGCATTAGAGCTAGTGAATGGAATGGGTCTCGTATTGCAAAGACTGAAATCAAAATACGCCGTCAATCTCCGCCTCGTGGCTAAAAATGTTTCAGCCCCTTGACAGTCAAATGAATAGAAAACGGAAAATCGCAAGTTGCTGCATTTATTCGTCAAATTTGAAAAGCTGTTC from Asterias rubens unplaced genomic scaffold, eAstRub1.3, whole genome shotgun sequence includes:
- the LOC117305637 gene encoding EGF-like repeat and discoidin I-like domain-containing protein 3, which codes for MFIEKIRARYIRITPTGYHRHPGMRIELLGCNERFFCLDRLGMGDGSIPDYRITASSPQQREDGNCQPSNVRLTQSANSQTIGWCPDPNDINPWLQIDLESNVIVEGIMMLQGSDQVINEDVSHGYRLEYSDDQSTWHTMGSAQIIRRNTAADSVATSMFNPPITARYIRISQNQTDGSLWIRVELLGCKVRWVCRQRLLNKAHIISDESPRLQIDLLLVTLVEGVIAQGKNETSFQVEYSLDNVTWVNVSHQGEPQTFIGSTEQSPVTNILFEQPIRAHFIRITQIENGGYPAVSIELIGCRNNILETANNQAFSFHHHTDINQGSTNCPGLNSEGGWWFNRCSGIPGVDNNLNAEYIQPGDTMGPYKRVITQWFKTQTSDSC